The window TGCCGTCCTGCTCGGCGGTGCCCGGCACCCACGGCCACCTCGCCGCCTACCACCTGTACCGCTTCGCCGAGCGCGCCGGCGGGGGCTACGCCGTCACGGCCGAGCGCCGCGGGCTCGCGCCGGGCCGCGCCGGCATCGGCGACCTCGGCCCCTTGTCGCTGTGACGCCGCCGTAGGACTGTGGCGCGTCCGCCGCGGGGCCGGGCGGCGACGGGGAGGGTCGACATGGGCATGAGGGCGATCGTCGAGGACGCGTGGCTGCTGGCGCTCGGCAACGCCAACGCGGTGCTGCTGCGGCAGGGGCGGGACCTCGCGCTCATCGACGCCGGCTTTCCCGGCCATGAGAAGGTCGTGCTCGACGCGATCGCGGAACTCGGCCTGCGCCCGTCCGACCTCCGCCACCTCGTCTTCACGCACGGGCATCCCGACCACATCGGCAGCGCGGCCGCGATCGTGCGCGCGACGGGCGCGCGCACCTACATGCACGCCGCCGACGTCGCCCTGGCCGAGACCGGCGGGCCGTTCCGCCCGATGTCGCCGGCGCCCGGCGTGGTGAAGGGGATCGCCTATCGCCTGTTCTGGCGCCCGCGGGAGTCGATGCCCCCCTTCGAGATCGACCAGACCATCGCGGACGGCGAGACGCTGCCGATCGTGGGCGGGCTGCGCGCGGTCCACCTGCCCGGCCATTGCGCCGGGCAGGTCGCCCTGGTGTGGCGCGGCGGGCGGCTGCTCGCCGGGGGCGACGTGTTCATGAACATGATGGGCCTCGGCGACCCGATCGG is drawn from Lichenibacterium dinghuense and contains these coding sequences:
- a CDS encoding MBL fold metallo-hydrolase; this translates as MGMRAIVEDAWLLALGNANAVLLRQGRDLALIDAGFPGHEKVVLDAIAELGLRPSDLRHLVFTHGHPDHIGSAAAIVRATGARTYMHAADVALAETGGPFRPMSPAPGVVKGIAYRLFWRPRESMPPFEIDQTIADGETLPIVGGLRAVHLPGHCAGQVALVWRGGRLLAGGDVFMNMMGLGDPIGFEDEAEGRRSQRRLADLDFGAVAFGHGPAVTEDAVARVRRAAARR